TGTCATAAAAGCTCAAAGTGGTTCTGACAATAGACAGTTTAAAACAAAATTTACTCTAATCTCATATGACGTTGGTAGCGTATCTGAATGCGCTCTGTCAACTATTCCGATAATTGCAAACAATGGCGGCATTTATTGTGTGTCTTATGAATCAAAAAAAGGAACCACAATTAATGTAGATGGTGAACTAAATTTAGATACCAAAACACTATCACTGCAAATTCGTGGACACGATATTGATTCCATAGTACTTGACATTCCTCGCTATCTATTAGATTCAAAATCTGAAACTGGGGTTGATTCTGATTTTGTTATTTTTTCAGAAGGAACCTTGATTGAAACTCATGAGGTTGAATCTGATGACGTATCTCGGAAAATCCAAATAGATTATTCGCCTACCAGAAAAGGAAATTTTGAAATTGTTGGAACTCATGTTGTTCCAGAGTTTGGATCATTGATGTTTTTGATATTGATTAGTTCTGTCTCTTCTGTTTTGTTCATAAGTAAATTATTATCTGATAGATTTGTCAAGTTCTAAACTCTCTTCAAGTTCTTAAGTCACTG
Above is a window of Nitrosopumilus sp. K4 DNA encoding:
- a CDS encoding PEFG-CTERM sorting domain-containing protein; the encoded protein is MDIFGLIGLSVILSGLLIGSFDSFAQSNPCPSCVQISPGDVELYKELFPLTIWTDSKIYDHDSLITVSGHLRPENNVAPILVVVTNPIGNIVTVDQVTPDSNGDFEFMLNTKSSLWKQNGDYVIKAQSGSDNRQFKTKFTLISYDVGSVSECALSTIPIIANNGGIYCVSYESKKGTTINVDGELNLDTKTLSLQIRGHDIDSIVLDIPRYLLDSKSETGVDSDFVIFSEGTLIETHEVESDDVSRKIQIDYSPTRKGNFEIVGTHVVPEFGSLMFLILISSVSSVLFISKLLSDRFVKF